The genomic DNA TTCTCCGCCTTGAACCAGCGGGTGACGTCGATCTCGCCGCCCTCGCGGTCGACGGGCACCAGTTCCACGGCGGTGTCGTCGGCGTCGATCGTGAGGGTGGTGGCGTCGGCGCCGATGCGGAAGGTGCGGTGCTCGGCTTTGCCGTCGCCGACCGCCTGGGTGCAGGCGGTCGCGACGGCGGCGAGGGCCAGGGCGAGCGCGGGGGCGGCGAGGGCTGCGGGCTTCGGCTTCATGTCGTACGACGCTACGGACGCCCGCACCCGCACCCCATCCTGCGGGCCACCGGGCGCGGGTGGGGGTAACCCCCGGGTGGGCGGCGGGGCTTGCGGGGTGGGTGTAAGGGCTACGGGTCGGCGTCGACCTTGTCCTTGTGGGAGAGGCGGCCGTCGGTGAAGCAGAGGCGGTAGGACGGGTCGAGGGTGAAGGGGGTGGTGCGGTAGAGGACGCAGTCGTCGGTGCCGGGCGGGTCTGCGGGGGCGGTGGCGGGGCGGGTGTTGACGTCGGCCTCGTAGGCGGGGAGGCGGCGCTCGACGGCGTCGCGCGGCTGGCCGATGCGCAGCGAGTCGTATGTGCCGGAGTCGAGGACGGAGCGGTAGGAGGTGTAGAGGTCGACGCCGAAGAGGAGCATGCCGAGGACGATCGTGCCGACGACCGGGATCCAGATCGCGTCGAGGATGCCGCGGCGTACGCGGCGGCGCGCGGCGGCCAGTTCACGCTGGGCGGCGTACTCACGCGGCGGGGCGGGCGCGGCGCCGGGGGTGAGGGGGAGGCGCGCGGTGACGGCGAAGCCTCCGTCCACAGGCTGTGCACGGAGGGTGCCGCCGGCGAGGCGGACGCGCTCGTCGAGCCCGACGAGGCCGTAGCCGCCGGGTGTTTGTGATGCTTTCAGGGCTTTTGCGGTGCGCGGTGGCGGCGGGCCGTTGACGACGGAGACCTCCGCGTGGTCGCCGTCGCGGCGGAGGCGGACGGTCACGGGGGCGCCGGGGGCGTGCTTGGCGGCGTTGGTCAGCGCCTCCTGGACGACGCGGTGGATCGCCCGGTCGGCGACCGGCGGGAGGGGGGTGGGAGGGTCCTCGTCCGGGGACGCGTCGTGCGCGGCGGTTCGGTCGCCGCCTTCCTCGCGTACGAGCTCCACCTCCATCCCCGACGCGGTCGCCCGCCTGACCAGCTCCTCCACCCTGTCGTCCGCCGGGTGCACCGGCGCGCCCTCGTCGTCCTCGCGGAGCACGCCGATGACCTCGCGCAGCCGCTCGGTGGCCGCCGCCGCGGCCTCGCGGAGTTCGGCGGCCTCCTTGCGGGCGGGCTCGTCGAGGCCCGGGGAGACCTGGAGGGCGGCGGCGCGTACGGCGATGAGGGTCAGTTCGTGGCCGAGGGAGTCGTGCATGTCGCCGGCGATACGGGAGCGCTCGCGCAGCCGGGTGCGGTCGGCGGTCAGCTCCTGCTCGCGCTCCAGCCGCTCGGCCAGCTCCCAGCCTGTGCTGACGAGCGCGGCGTGCTGGCGCGCGTAGCGGCCGAGGAGCCACGGGAGCACCATCGCGAAGAGCGCGGTGAGCACGAGCGTCGCCCAGCCGCCGAACGTCGCGTCGGGCACGGCGCGGGCGAGCACGAGGCCGCCCGCGGCGATCGCGCAGAACAGCGCGAGCGCTCTGCGCGGGCGGTCCGTACGGCGGCCGAGGAGGAAGGAGAGGGCGACCTGGGCGAGGACGAACTGGTTGGTGAACAGCTCGGGCGTCGCGGCCAGCGCGAGGCCGGCGGGGATCGCAGCGGCGAGCAGGGGGCGGGAGCGGCTGACGGCGACCGCGAGGGCGAGGAGGGGGACGGCGGCGATACGTATCCAGCGCAGGTCGACGCCGGCGGCCTGCTCGGCGCCGGGGAGGCCGCCGGCGTAGACGGCGGGGAGGGTGAGGACGAGCCAGAGGAGCAGGTCGGCGGCGCGTTCGCTGCGCAGGAGGCGGCGGAGGGCGGCGGCCGGGGCGGGGCGGCCGGGGCGGTCGCCGTCGCGGTGGTCGCCGACCGGGGGGCCGCCCTCCGGGGGTTCGCTTGCGGGGCGGCTCGGGCGGAGGCGGTCGGGCAGCGTGCGACGCGGGGTGCCGGGCAGCCGGTCGGTGCCGGTCATGCGGCCACGGTACGGCGGGCGGGGACCGCCGGGCACCTGACGAAAGTCATGGGGAGGTCCTGACTTCCGTGCGCGGTGGCGCGCGGGCCGGATTTCTAGCGTGAACTGCATGAATGACGCGATCATCCACGCCGTCGAGGGCGTGGTCAGCACCCCGTGGGTGTACCTGGCGCTCTTCGGCATCGCCGCGCTGGACGGCTTCTTCCCGGTGGTCCCGAGCGAGACGCTGGTGATCACGCTCGGGGTGTTCGCCGCGGCCGACGGGCAGCCGGACGCGGTCCTGGTGGCGGTGGTGGCGGCCCTGGGGGCGCTGACCGGGGACCACATCTCGTACGCCATCGGGCGGCGGGCCGGGCCGCGGGTCTTCGACCGGCTGCGGCCGGGGAGCCGGGCGCAGCGGGCGTACGAGCGGGTGG from Streptomyces sp. CMB-StM0423 includes the following:
- a CDS encoding histidine kinase; translation: MTGTDRLPGTPRRTLPDRLRPSRPASEPPEGGPPVGDHRDGDRPGRPAPAAALRRLLRSERAADLLLWLVLTLPAVYAGGLPGAEQAAGVDLRWIRIAAVPLLALAVAVSRSRPLLAAAIPAGLALAATPELFTNQFVLAQVALSFLLGRRTDRPRRALALFCAIAAGGLVLARAVPDATFGGWATLVLTALFAMVLPWLLGRYARQHAALVSTGWELAERLEREQELTADRTRLRERSRIAGDMHDSLGHELTLIAVRAAALQVSPGLDEPARKEAAELREAAAAATERLREVIGVLREDDEGAPVHPADDRVEELVRRATASGMEVELVREEGGDRTAAHDASPDEDPPTPLPPVADRAIHRVVQEALTNAAKHAPGAPVTVRLRRDGDHAEVSVVNGPPPPRTAKALKASQTPGGYGLVGLDERVRLAGGTLRAQPVDGGFAVTARLPLTPGAAPAPPREYAAQRELAAARRRVRRGILDAIWIPVVGTIVLGMLLFGVDLYTSYRSVLDSGTYDSLRIGQPRDAVERRLPAYEADVNTRPATAPADPPGTDDCVLYRTTPFTLDPSYRLCFTDGRLSHKDKVDADP